A region of the Mus musculus strain C57BL/6J chromosome X, GRCm38.p6 C57BL/6J genome:
AGAAAGAGAGACCTAGCAGGACATGATGAATgatgcctttaatttcagaactcaggaggtagagttaggcagatctctgagcatTCAAGGCCAATGTGGTCTGCATGGTGAGgtccaggactgccaggactaACTAcattgtaagaccctgtctcgaaaaatgaataaataaataataataaaaagaataattctagGACAACTAGACAACCTATGTAAAAGAAGAAAGTTGAGAAGATGGTTCtgtgggtaagggtgcttgctctGGATGTACAAAGACCTGAACTCATATTAAATGCCTGGAATGACTACATGTGCCTATTACTCCATTGGTAGATGAGCAGAGACATGTAGATTCTCAGGATTTaatggccagtcagcctagccaaaATGGTGAGCTTTTGGTTCAAAAAGAAATCCATTCCCAAGGCTATAAGATAGACAACAATAgaggaaaacacacaaaatacTGTCCTGACCACCTACCTGTACATTCACAtacaagcaacacacacacacacacacagacagagagagagagagagagagagagagagagagagagagagagagttctgtaGCAATTTATCTTATATAAGCAGTAAGAGGAGTGCTGAGGAGAAAGGCTCTGAACTGTTGAGCTACCTGAAATGTGCAGAGATGTCCAGAGTTCCCACTTTCATCAACTGTCACTCATGCTGTGGTGGCTTTTGGTGATGCAGTTGTCTTTGAGTTCTCCATGTTCCTATAAATGACCTTTCACCCATACTTTTATAAGTAACACCAATAAACTCATTAGTTCATTAAGTTGAACTTTTGCTTTGGTCTGTCAGCAGTTCCTTGTCTTGGGTGAGTAGACATTTGCTCACATGTCCCAAGGAAAAAGTGTCACACAACAtaagcacatgtgtacatgcatgtgcacagatgcacatacatacaataaattgGACCCTAACATCAAGTGATATACAAAAGtcaactcaaaatatatttaaaacccAAATGCAGAAGTTAAACTCTGGTttagagcaccggctgctcttccagaggtcctgcgttcaattcccagcacccacatggtggcttacaacaggtaatgggatctgatgccctcttctggtgtgtctgaagacagtgtactcacatatataaaataaatcaatcattTTTAAAGCTACTGTTTTTGGGTGATAGCCTCAGTAAGATGTGGTATTACTCTCTTGAAATCATAGCAGCTGTGATTACAGTAAAGAAGTCTCATGATTGGACTCCGCAACATTCCCTCTTGGAACTGGGGATCTGGCTCATGGGGCCCCTAAGGTTCCACCGTTCCGTGAGGATATACAAAAGGTTCACAATTTCTAAAGGAGGAAAAGTTCTTCAGTAGTGTAGCTGCTGGCAAGTTACCCATGATCCTTGTCGGTAACCCCTCACCTATTCTCCTGTAAGCAACCCCAATTAAACACACTTGCCCCATTGGAGGAAGAATTGCTTCAGTCTGTTAGTGCCTTATTTGGAGTAAATATACATTTATCCATATATTCTCAAAAAGTTAATACAACAAccacttaaaagaaaatatgaacttCAACTTTGTGATCAGGATTAGAcaatagttctttatatatgacaCTACTGTATAGCTATGTCCTCCAAATTGAAATATTACCTcttgaagagaaaaggaaagctcATGTAACATATTAGGTTGAGGGAAATAAGGAAATTTCTAAAGCTTTGAGAACTCAAAAACTTACAAAACTCTTTCCCTACAGTTAGAAAGGCAGTAAACAACTGTAGGCTGAGCTGCCAGCAgattgagcaggaagctccaggaATGTAGCTTTCATGAGTCATCCATCATCCATGCTGGGATGGGCTTTGCAGAGAtacagctgcctttgagtcacccatgctcctgtaagtaacccttcaCCTGTGATCCTGTAAGAAACACCGGTAAACTCAGCAGTTCATTGAGCTACGATTGGTGGAATCATTTCTTTAGTCTGTCATCAGTGTCTCATCCGAGATAAACAGACATTTGCTcatatctccccaggaaaagtcagcCAACATACATCACAAGCACTGGAAACTAAGGAAAACTGTTGGAGTTTATCACAAGGCTAAAACATTTGTGCATTGACGAGTGAAAAGACAGCCCTAGGAGTGGGAGAAAAGACTTACAAATTGCATATCTGATAAAGATCTACtaactagaaaatattaagaactcATTAACAAAAAGACAAATGACTCAAAAAAATGAACAAGGGTAGGTAAGCTCAGCCACATGACAAGTTTTGGACAATTTGactgacataaacacacacacacacatatacacactaataAGTACATGAAAAGATGTGTAATATCATTGATcgccaaagaaatgcaaatcaaagccatGAAATGCCCTTGAATGACGGGGGAGGCATGAGTGCTAATGAGTATGGGGTTTCCTTTTGTAGTAATTAGACAGTAGTGATTGTTGTGAAACTCATTGAACTGTACATGATATTGGGGCTGAGAGTGAAGCAATATCTTATGCATCCCAGgataagttctgggattataggcctatgccaccaaattttacattttaaatggtcAATTTTGTACTGTGTGACTGAAGTCTATCTCAATAAAATGTAAGTTTTATTTCCAGAGTCTCAATGTATAGATCTGGTTGGCTCTCAGCTTTTTTGTAAAGATGTATTCAGTTTATGTATGAGTAGTTTGCACtcatttatgtatgtgcaccacatacatgcctaGGGCTCTAGGATGCCAGAAGAAGgagtgttagatcccctggaactggagctattgATGGTTGTGGATCAGCTGTGGGTGCGAGAAATTGAGCCTGTATCCTCTGCTAgggcagccagttctcttaactgctaagcaattTCTTCAGCCCCATAACAAATTTTAATcttggaaaaggattttttttaactagtAGGAAAACATTAACAAAGCGTAGTAGTTGCTATATTAATATTGACAAAGTGGATTTTAAGACAAAGTTAATCCTAGTACTACATTTTTAATAAAGCATTGGACCAACCTGAAATGCAGAACTGAAAAGTACATAAAGCAGCATGCCAAAAAAAATTGTAAGAAcagtctgggaagatggctcagtggttaacagcactgactgctactgctcttccggaggacccgGGATTAATTCTCAGTGCCCAAATGATGGCTaataaccatctataattctaGTTCATGGGATCTTttaccctctcctggcctctgagagcaccaggtatacacatggtgtacatatatgcatgctggcaaacattcatacacataaattaatattttttaaatatttataaaagttcTGCAAGGAGAATCTAGCAAAACGCACTTGGGCTTCTGCTCAAAGGATCATTCAAGGTAAGTAAGATACAGCTCCCTAGACAAGGGGAACTGTCAAAATCTCCTTAGATAGTGAGGGAGGACACCTGAGGGTGAGGTTTTAGTACTGACCAGAATGGCCAGATAGCGCTGAACATATTGAAaagtactttttttaaaagtacttttgtTGGGCTGGCAACTTTGTGAAACTTGCTCAATTTGCTCAGTTTGTGAAAGCACTAGCCATcgaagtctgacaacctgagtctgatccccatACCACACATAAAGTTCTCACCTGAGGTTAGGAATGGAGATAGGAGGCCTGGATAAAGCTAGGCTTGGGTAGAGAATGTGCTTGCAATACACTCTTTGGACATATATGCCTGGCAGGAAGGAACTTGTGGCTGTGTTGCCAACTCAGTCACTGTCTGTCCAAGGGACCTTCATTCTTAGCTCTTTCCTGGGTTCTTGGCTACATTCTTGACTCACCCATGATCCACTCCTGTCAGCCCACCTTAACTGAATCCCACTTCAGGTAACCCTGTATCATGTGCCTTGTTCCTCTCGTATGAACCCAGAAGTGCCTATCTCCCAGTCACCATTCCTATTCCACTTCTGGGCCACTCTTCACCTTAAACTCTAGAGGGATGTTATAAGGTCCAGATCTTATCACTACCTCTACCACAATCAGACGATTTCCCAGGTTTCATTTAAGGGACATTAAATGAAGTCACAGAAGATGGTGACAGTTACACAAAATCATTTAACGTCAAAACTGAAATCTAGACTTCTCCTTGGAAACACTGATAAGAGGGGGCTAGAGAGAACTCTCCTTTTCTTCAGTTACCCAATCCTTATGTCCCAAGCAAGGCCTCTTCCTCacccagaggcaggcaggatgATTGAGGGTGAGAGAATGATTTTTACATTCTCACTCTGCCACGAGTTGAGCGTCTCTGAAAGCCCTGCCACTCACATTTGTAGAAGTCCTGTTTGGTCAACATCTGGTGAGGCAATGTTCTCTTGTGACACACACAAGAGGTACTCCCTGAGTCCCTGCCTGTCCCCGAAAGACTGGACTCTGCTCCTGATTTACAGCacctgactttttttaaaaaatgaatttgccTTTATTTTACgcgcattggtgttttgcccgcATGGATGTCTATGTGAGAgtatcagatcttggagttacagaccgttgtgagctgccatgtgagtgctggaatttgaaccttggtcctctggaagagcagtgagtacccttaacactgagcaatctcttcagcctCGTCACCTGACTTTTACAGCCAGCTCTCTCCCCAAACTGAGCGAGAATGTTGCTTTTGGAGAACACGTCAGTGGCACCTTTGCCCGCAGGCTGTCCCTCTCCAGGTTTTGGTGTGGCTCCCTCCTCTGTTGACCAGCAATACAATGCTGTCTCAGTACCCTGCCTTCCAGTAACACGCAGAGGAGACAGTCAGTCTCTCTGCTAGGTGATCCAAAGCCCTACTCTCTCAAACTGCCCTCTTACAATGGGAAGATCTGGGAAGGATAGAAGACACACTACCTCTGTATGACGCAGGGTTGTCCCTGGCACTTCACTCCAAAATACTCAGGATGGACCTCTCTCCCCAGCTAAAACTTATCTAGGGTAAGATTTGGGGGCCCAGTGGGCAAGGAATGGATTTGAGCCGCCGCCTCAGGTACTGAAGGATTAAGAAGTGACTCACAGATGCCTAAACATGTGTCTGTGGCATCACCTGCTGGCGGTGAGGCCGTACTGCACCCTGTGTCAAGGCCGATCTGTGTCAAGGGCTCAGAAGTGACCTGGCCCTATGCTTAGTCTGAAGGAGCTGGTGATTTAGACTGAGTGATGAGTCTTTCTGGAAAGCTGGCTCTGATGCTCATATTTAAGGCTACCAGAGAATCTAGGAGAATTATTTCCTGTTCATATTGTCCCCATAAAACTACCCacatcgggctggtgagatggctcagtgggtaagagcacccgactgctcttccaaaggtccgaagttcaaatcccagcaaccacatggtggctcacaaccacccgtaatgagatctgatgccctcttctggagtgtctgaagacagctacagtgtacttacatataataaataaataaatcttaaaaaaaaaaaaaaaaaaactacccacatcaagccgggcgtggtggcacacatctttaatcccagcacttgggaggcagaggcaggcggatttttgagttcgaggccagcctggtctacagagtgagttccaggacagccagggctatacagagaaaccctgtctcgaaaaaaaaaaaaaaaaaacctacccacATCACCCACTAAGAGCCTCCCCCTGCTGAGTAGAAGTTCAATCAGTACTGCTTCAACAAAATAAGAATGGATAGGTGTCCTATGTGACTGAAGGAAAAGATGACGTACATAGGGCATCCAAAAAGAGACTGGAAAAGGTGACAAAAGACAACGAGGTCCAAGAACAGGTCACTGAAGGTGAGTAAGTCAAGATGCTGAGCCCATTTTTTGGTACCAAGTGTCTAAGGTTTCCCTCCAGTGACCCTATAGGGTCAGGACACTGGGCAAACATGTCAGGATACATGGTCCAAAGCCTGAAGCACAGAATGGCCTGAGGTGACCATgaggacagaggaggaagctgtCCACTTGCTTCTAGACCACCTGGCTCCAATCCTGAAACCCAGAGTAGTCTCTGGCCCAGAAACCCAGGCCAGCACTCTCTTGGGTCTCAGTGCCTCCCTTTGAATCCAAAAATTTGACAAAATGAcacttctcacacacacagcccaaTCAGGCTCTGTCATCCACCTCACACACTAGAAgctagagcaagagagaaagaggaaggaaagcctCCATTAAACTCTGGCTGAGACCTACCCCTGACTGAGCCCAGCAAGACAGGCTTCTGGAATTCTGGCCTACTGGTGGCAAATAGGGTCACTAGAAGTAGCAGTGGAGGAAAATATCCCGAACTCTGGTCACTTTCAAGACCTTTCCAGCCCAAGATGGGGACTCAGGAGCAGATTGCTGTTGCTGAATTATGCCTCCTGCCATTGCCCCCTGCTGGCAGCCCAGTAGACCTTGCTGGTGTCCATTTTCTCTCAGGCCCAGAGCAACCAGCCAGGCAGCCTCTTGCTGGCAGCACTCTGACAGTCAGAATCAGGAAGTACTTGAATAATCCAGAGTGCCTATGCCATGATCGAAGCGAGGAGAGGTACAAGAAGCAGAGCACAAGACCCAGTGCAGACCCACTGGCAGTGGACTTGCTTCCTTCATATCCTTCCTTGAGGTGACCCACAACCCCATGCTCATCCCACACCCAGTTCAGCACCAGAGCATGGTTCTGTTTGTCTTTATTGGTTAGGAAAAGGAGGAACTAAAGGGCCACAACACAAGCAGGACCACCCACAGTCAGCAAAGCACAGAACAGCCACACAATGCATGTGTTCGTGCAAGGTGCAGGAAGGATGGCTCCCAAGTCCACTTTTGAACACCTCCTCAGTTTCCATAGAGGGTGGCAGCGACATGGGAAAGGGAGCCTCCACCATAGGTAAGAATAGAGGCTGGGGGACATACTGGGGAAGCCCCGTACCCTAGTGCCATGCATCACACCCAGTCTCAGACTTTCCAGCAGAGGCCAGTCTGGAGGACAAGGATCCAGGAAAGAGACCAAAAGGGCTGGAGGAAAGAAAAACCGGGAGTCAGTCCACTTGGCCTTCCTTGGCATCTACCTGGGGTggtgggaaagagaaagaagcagaggaagacagGTTCAAGAGGTGCCCAGATTTCCCAAGTCCTTCATAGAATCTTACTCAAGCTTTTGCTTTCCTTTCATAGAGACTCCATAGGGTCATGCCCCTATCCTACTAGCATAAGAGGCCTGATGTATCCCTCTGCctagcttctccttctctgataCTCTGCCCTTGTCTCTCCAGATCCCACTTAGTTCATTGCCACCCCCTGGGCCCCCTAAGAAGTTAGTTCCCAGAGGGTGCAGGGTCCACACACCTGGTTTTCACCACTTGGGGGACTGGCTAGTCCCAAGGCCTGGGTGGCTATGACGGGTCATACACTGCCTGGAGGCCTCCTCACCCTCTGGGCTTTGTCCCAGCTTACGGATGTGACGTAGGAATGATGTGGCATTGAATGCACGCTATGGGAAAAGAACAGGGTCAGGCCAAGCTGGACCCAGCACCAAGACCAATTCTAAGACCACCATCAAGACCAGTAAGGTCTCTCTCTAAGCTCACCTTCCAGTGGGTCCTGGCAAAATTCTTCTGGATCTGCTCACTGACAGAACCCAGGATGTCCCTATCGAAGGCTGCATCCCCAGAGATCCTAGAGGACAGTTGGGAGTCAGCACAGGTGTCACTCCTGCCCCTGTGCCACATGCCAGGTATCCCACTCACCAAAGATGCTGTAGGGCCTGCTGGCAGGTGAACCTCTTCTGGGGATCACGTTCCAGAAGGTGGCGAATGAAGTCTTTGGCTGGAGCAGTGGGCAAGGTTAGTCTGCCCTGTCCCTCGTTCCCTTTGTCAGTCCCCAGGATAGGGCCAGCCTTGCACTCACCTGATTCTGAGATGTCATCCCAAAAGGGGGAGTCAAACTCATAGCTGGCCCTCAGAATCTGGCTGAAGAGTTCAGGATCGCTCTCATCATAGAAGGGGGGGTACCCACACAGCCTGGCACCCACAGATGAATCACCCAGTTGTCCACCCCTCCCCAACCCAGCAGGGACAGGCAGGTAGGAGTTGAGCCGTCACAGCGGTCACTCACAGGATGTAGGAGATGACACCCAGGGCCCACACATCTACGGCCTTCCCGTAGGGTTTCTGCTCCAGGAGCTCTGGGGCTGGCggccagaggcagacagacagacaaacatgtCTGCACAAGCACGCACACATGGCATGCCCTTGAGGGCCACCTGGTGTACCTATTCAGCCCCAGGAATAGACTGCCATAGGCAGCAGCTGCCCCAGttcctggagccttggcatccccTGGGTCACCAGCTCCctccccaccacagtgagccttaGAGTGCTTCCCTCTTACCCACATATCCTGGGGTCCCACAGGCTGTGCCTAGCATGTTGCCAGCTTGTATTTTGGACAGGCCAAAGTCAGAGACCATGATCTTGGAGTCCTCAAAAGGTGTGGCATAGAGGAGGTTTTCAGGCTGTTGACACATGGGACCAGGGAAAAGGCCTATGAGTCTGAGAATGGCTTGGGCATTGGGATAGGGTGGTCCTCAGCATCCTTAATTTCCTGGGATCCAGACTGAAGTGAGCATTGAGAAAAATGACACTCAAGTCCAAATGTAAGTGGGATAGGGTGGAGGCACAGCCAGGCACCTTGAGGTCCCGGTGCACGATGCCCAGGCTATGAAGGTAGGAGACAGCGCCAAGGACCTGCCCTACAAGGTGGCTGGCGTCCTTCTCTGTGTAGGAGCCCCGCTCCATGATGCGGTCAAACAGTTCACCACCTGTTACCCTGGAGGTGGAAGGAACAAGGTAGGAGGTCAAGTGACCCAGGGATAGATTTGGACATTGCACCCCTTCTGCCCAGCCCCCCAGAAGCCCTCCTCACAGCTCCATGGCCAAGTAGAGATGAGAAGGACTCTCATGGACGTCCTCCAGAGCCACAATGTTGGGATGGCTGATTCTGAAACAGAGAAAAGGCTCCTGATGGATCACTGGAGCTTCTTCATCTGGAAGAGCTCTGTCCTgagccttcttcctcttctcttccttcacctGGCCCCCCATTCCCTACCAACCCCTGCCCTGACTAGCTTGGACCTTCCTAGAACACATATTTCTGTGGGCCAGATATAAAGCACAGATGGATTGGGTGCCTCTAAGGTTGCCATGGAGACATGCAGCCGCAAAGGGGAAGAGACGCCtaagccccacccctaccccacccccacccccgaagaTTGGCAACCAGGCCTAATGAGTCCAGAGGACTCAGCCTGGCTGGCCACAGGTCTCCCCAGCCCAAGGGGGAAGTGGGCACACCTGCGAAGTACCGCGATCTCATTCTCCACCAGGGCCTCCTTGCCCCGAAGTG
Encoded here:
- the Pnck gene encoding calcium/calmodulin-dependent protein kinase type 1B isoform X1; translated protein: MLLLKKQTEDISSVYEIREKLGSGAFSEVMLAQERGSAHLVALKCIPKKALRGKEALVENEIAVLRRISHPNIVALEDVHESPSHLYLAMELVTGGELFDRIMERGSYTEKDASHLVGQVLGAVSYLHSLGIVHRDLKPENLLYATPFEDSKIMVSDFGLSKIQAGNMLGTACGTPGYVAPELLEQKPYGKAVDVWALGVISYILLCGYPPFYDESDPELFSQILRASYEFDSPFWDDISESAKDFIRHLLERDPQKRFTCQQALQHLWISGDAAFDRDILGSVSEQIQKNFARTHWKRAFNATSFLRHIRKLGQSPEGEEASRQCMTRHSHPGLGTSQSPKW